Below is a genomic region from Lampris incognitus isolate fLamInc1 chromosome 2, fLamInc1.hap2, whole genome shotgun sequence.
cctcagggagagcaacagaggagggatccctctccccaagacagacagacatgcaatggatgttgtgtgtacagaatagaacACTATTTACAGAATATAATgaaagagaattataatggatttataagctgtataaagaatgtgatgaggaggacgccaagcagtgtccagatgtcaccggaacagcctaggacctgagccacgtgaccaccaccaccatgtagacctgacagaaggGCAGACTACACATGCGCACAAGGGAGAGTCacctcacaccattcacatacatgggagatgagacaagaaaagacattagtcacacattgaagagagagaaggatacaacattggaaCAGGTAACAAAActataatggatttataagatataaaaagaatgtgaggatgccaagcagcatccatgttgtggtgaccaccatcgccatggagagctggcaggaagacagacttcacatacatacaggggagactcacatcacaccacaccactcgCATCCATGGGAGAACAGACAGGAAAAGACATtcacacaggagagagagaaggatagagacatcattcagagagagagagagagaaagagagacagacatgttAATTAAGTGTATGTACTTCTACAGTGTTCAAGGATGGTGCAGCCCCAACAAGATGGCCCAATGCAGTGGGATATGGcaggagaggatagtggaggggCCCTTAGGGTCCCTCCTGACCTGGCTGCCAATGAGGTGGTTACCAGACTGCTGGGAGACAACCAGCAACTTAGAGGTAGAGTTTATACACATAATCCAAGGTCAATATACACAAGACGTATGTATGTATTACTTCTATCAAATTCCTAAATTGTCTGTCTCCAATCTCTTGGCCAATATATCTCTCTCCATTGACCTTATTTTTTGCTCTCTCACTGTCTGCAGAGGCTCTACGGCGTAGCAACCTTGCACTACGTCAGCGTTGTGAGGAGATGGAGGGGTGGCAGAGGAagacaagagaggagagagaatttCTCAGCTGTCGCTTCCAGGAAGCCAGGGCCCTGGTGGAAAGGCTGGCCCAGGAAAACCACTCTCTACAGGGGATGGTAAAGGGATCCAGCTCCTTTTCTAACCACAGCTCATGCTCCAGCCAGACTGAAGACCAACCGGGACGCCCAACAAAGAACGGGCCACTTGAAGCACCGCAGGTTAAATGGACTTAGTTTAAACTTGTACttgtttgtctttcttttcttccccTTTCCTTTATTTCTCTGTTCTAACAGACTTCATCTTCACTCTTCTCTGTTATTTTATTCAGACGTTAGATCAGCGggaaaggaggagagtggaggagactGATCAACATGCACAGACCATGTCACCACGCAGTTTGGTAAGCATTCGTGTGTACTTGTTTGTCAGGGGTAACAGTGTTGAACAGTGTTGATAAGCACTCATTTGAGCATGAGTTTACATGTTTATTTCATTGTGTGTATGTTTAtcgtcatttttattttatttttttagtgtaACAAGTATGTTTGTTTGTCTAGGATGATGCGAGTATACATAGCTCCATGAGTAGTTGCCTCCCCTCTCCCACCTCACTTAAAGAGgctggggggaaggggaggggtGTGGAAAACAGCCAGGTGAGCTTGCCCCACTTGATCCTGATTCCACCAATCAGCTCCCTGCCACTTAGCCTGTGCTCTTCCCACTTTTGAGATGATTCTCCACCCTACTTACACTTGTAGAGCTACACTGTTAATCTTTCAGTCAAACCTCTTCTCCACCACCATCTTTTCTTTTTAACCTTGTTTCATCTTATGTCCTCTCGTTGTCCTCCTTACCAATGTTGGCACTACTCATTGTATCAATAAATCCCCATTTCCTTTGTTCACAGCCTGCAGAAGGAGCAAACGAGTTCCTGCAGTTGCTGAAGAGCCACAAAGAGAAGATGGAAGAAGGGATGAGGGAGCTGAGGAGGAAGAACGAAGAGCTAGAAAGGGAAaaggaggaaggagagaaagagagagagctaatGCACCGCACCATTGACCAGCTAAGAGCCAATCTTGCTCAGGTGCAGGTAGCCTTCTTTTTATCCATGCACTCTATTTTAATCATTTTCAGTAAAGTCCAACCATTTACCTTTAAAAGTAACCCAATGTCTGTTGAGCTGTCACAGTCGCTCAAACCTCTGAGAACCTTTTGGAAAATCTTTCATTACAGCTGCAGGGTTAGCCAGTGGTCAGACTCCTAAATTGCTGTGTGCCAATTATGGTAACTCAGTGGTgctcaaccctgctcctggagagctaccctccggccctttttcactccaaccctaattttaacacacctgattctactgacCAACACCTTGATTAACTGACTCAGATGTGTtgaatcagggttggagtgaaaaccggcaggagggcTGCTCttcaggagcagggttggacaccaCTGTACTTGTCCCACCCGCTTTTTGAATTTTGTTGAGCGACTCAGTAGTGTGGTGTTGCCTTCATTTGACAGCTTATTCCAGGTTGGACAAACAACTGAGCCAGTCGGTGTCTTTGCGGGTGGGGCTAAAGTTGGTGACATTATCAAGCTGACAGCCGTGGATGAAATATGATACACCCTGCACGGTATGCCCCTTGCAGAAGTGTGCGCAGTTTATTAATCCCTTCCTTCAGTTTTACAATCTGTGCATGCAGTTTGTTAAAACGTGCTTGATAGTCTGGGCACAGTTTGGTCGAACTCCAGAGACCTGCAGAGAACCTGCGGAGGAAAGGGGGTCATTCATTCAGCGGGCAATCTGCAGCATGGATCACTTCTCTGTGTTAGTTACATTTACTCATATGGCAGACTTTTTTTTCAGAGCTACTTCCATGATAAGCAGCAGTTAGCAGATCCGTTCAAGTGATACCAGTTGGCATTACTGAGTGCGACACGGTAATCATAACACAgttatgtagtagtagtagtaatagtagtactagcagtaaaAAAGGGGAATTATACCATGAAAGCGTCAATGTATCAGCCAAGTAAGTCCGTTTTTCTTGATCTAAGGATGGATTTAACACTGTTGTCATGCATTGGATGTTTGATTGTTTGTAATCAAAAAAACTGCCAGCTGAGGTTATAATACTGAGGACGGGGGTTAGTAAACTGTGTGCATGGATTTccaaatcagttttatttcttGATAGCCGGGGTACCCCTCAGGTTCTGTAGAATAGACACCGCTGTTGGAGCTGTTTTAAATTGATGGACAACATTAACAAATCTTAAATCGGAACAATATTGACGGTGTTGGGAAGGTGTTCCTCCTGAGGCGAGCTAGTTTTGGTGTTGAAGTTGAAAGTCATTCTTGAATGTGGTGTAACCCTTGAACCAAAAAACTGTCTTTGTATAAGCGATGCGTTTTATCACCGTCGACTGGCGTCCTCGGTAAACTTGCTCAAACTAATGTAGCGTATGTTTACGTAAAATGACATCAGAGTGTCCGGATCTGTCAGTCACGAGTGATTGTTTAGggaaaatcacccccccccccaaaaaaaaacaaaaaacaaaaaaaacccacagaaaATGGTGAATGTGGAGGCAACTTCAGACTGAATAATGGAGAGGTAACAAAATCAGGGCACTGTAGGGCAGAACTAGGGTAAGGCGATTGCCCCTACAAGGAGTGTGTCACTCATCGCACCGTCTCTCGGCTGTTCTCGTGTAACGTCTCCATGTCAACAGGTCTGTAGTGGACACGGAGTGAGGCTGTGAGTCAGCTGCAACTGGCCAAGAGGTCTTATATTGAAATCTTTTAACAGGCATGCAATGTTACTGAGGAGGCcgttcagcatcgctctgaggcGCAGCACTCCTCTGACAGGTACAACGCCACTTCCTCCCACGTGCGAGTGGTTTTGAACTAACTGTCCTCAGGTGCCACCTGCAGCTTTGCTAGTAGCTGTCCTCAACAGAGCCAGTAGCATGAGGGACAGTTTTAACCTTATTGATATGGATATCTGCAGATGTTTATCCTCTTATTTGAAGCATGCCTTTTGTCTGAGTTCtcactgtgtgtgtttttgtgttcctTGAATTACAAACTTACTCTGGAGatgtttcttctttccacctccccCGTCTTATCTTATTCCTCCCCTGCCAGCTCTAGCCTGGCTAAACTCACCGAGCAGCTTCAGGCAACACAGGGCAGGTGAGCTCGTGGCTCTGTGTTGGCTCTCTTTCTTACTTGTTCTGTATGTGTGACTGCTCTGTTTACATTTCTGTATCACTGCTTCTGTCTCCATCACCACCTGCCTTTGTCCAGCTTTAAACTTACATTGCCGTTTGTTTGCACTCGCGTTTGCAATTTCTTACACCAGTCATTTATTTTCTAAATTTGCAATGCAAGTTTTTGACTATTATTCTTGCATCATTGATGCGATTTTCTCTTAAGTATGGTATACTGGGGGCaaccgggtagcgtggcggtccattccgttgcctacctacacaaggatcgccggttcgaatcctcgtgttacctccagcttggtcgggcgcccctacagacacaattggccacgtctgcaggtgggaagccggatatgggtatgtgtcctggtcactgcactagcgcctcctctggttggtcggggtgcctgttcgcgggggagggggaactggggggaatagcgtgatcctcccacgtgctatgtccccctggtgaaactcctcactgtcaggtgaaaagaagcggctggtgactccacatgtattggaggagacgtggtagtttgcagccctccctggatcggcagagggagtggagcagtgaccgggacgactcagaagagtcgggtaattggccaagtacaacactCCTAAATTAATTAAAATGTCTCTAAGCCCACCGGTCATTATTTCAGTTATATTCGCCCACTTTTCCATTGTGGAGGAAAGCTGAGTTGAATTGTTCTTTGTATTTCTCACCTccagttttaaatctgtttatatTTTGAATGTACTTGATTTTCTATGTCGGTGTTCGTGTTAACGTCCTAGGATGTAAATGTTATGTTGGCCGTCAGTTACGAACAGGCATGTTTGTCTGTAGGTATCGCGAGCTGGAGGAGAAGCTGGATTATCTCCAGAAGAGCTCAGCTCAGCGGGACAGAACTGAAGCTCTGCTCAAACAAAAGGACAAGGACTGTGTTCAGGTAGTCACTTCATACATCCGTCCAGCTTCCTCTACGGCTGTAGCGACCTACATCACAAAAACTTTCTTACACTCTGGAGTTGGTTTTGCTGCTTTGTGCAGTTGTGTAATTCCATTTGAATCCTCGCCTCTGTCATTCAGCAGTGTGACTAACAAGATATTGTTCACTacagtcggctctgtgcataactgtagtccactgacttccgacttctactgcagcggtcataccagtttcctgtttgttggtgtgcgctagtgacaatggcatgtttttggtgatgcctgcaagatttaccatgaataaatgtcaacgacatccaaagaactgtcgacaaactttcacctgcacctaccagcaaacggatgaaaagtttcaagttgtacacatcaagttCTGTCCACAATTCTGTCCGTTCGTCGGTCTGCTCATCCTTGTAATTGTGGACGTTACTTTTAATAAGTACTTCTACGTGGAGAGCATATTTGAGGAAACCAAATGGGACATTGAGGAAGTAAATAGGCAAACTAAAGATAAGTCCTTGAAGGAACTTTGCAGTAACTGTATTTACATAGTGTATTTCAACATTTTGACTTTTTTTGTGTGACTTTGTGTTTGCAGCTGGCTAAGGACTGTGAGGCTCTGAAGGCCCAAGCAACATCTCTATTAGGAGAGCTAAAGGAGAGACAGAGCTGCCTGGACAAGAGTGAGCATGAACGCAAAATCCTGGAGGAAAAGTGAGTCTGTCTGGCAAGTGGTTGTCTTGCTCAGTATTGCTGATGTGACAGGTGCTTGTATTAAGTTCCTCTCTTGGTTTGGCTCTGTGGGTCACTTGTTGTTGACATTCATTTCTCTGTGTGCATTCACGACTTTGCATACATTTTTGTCTACACGACTGCTTACATGTGGCCATGTGTTTCTCAACGTGCATGTGACTGTGTGCCCAGGCTATGCAGTAAGATGGAGGCCCTGCAGGTGGCGGAGAGGGAGTTAGAacagcagagaaagcagcaccaCGTGGCTGTGGACAAGCTGCTGCTGCAGAGCCAGAGCCTGGAGACAGCCCTCAAGACAGAGCGGCATGTCGTTGCAGAAGAAAGGTGGGCCCACCCACACAAAAGGCGCTGTCAGTACACGCAACACCAACATGCATGCAGGAAACGCCACTTATTCATGAACACATACCACACCTATCCGTGTATGAGAATCATGTGCacatcactacacacacacatactatatcacatacacagccatgctgtatcagatgacacacatacacacacacaaagctcaaTTATTCATAACAAATCATACATGCATCATGATTCAAAgcatgtttgtgtgcgtttgtgataTGCACTGAAACGTACTGTAGATTCACACCATACCACAtgcccaaggctcagcgttttcggtttttaccgattttcaccgaaaaatacccatatttttaaactgattttcacccggattttatgtttccatggatctgaaagttgttcctgttcatgtgaggttgtgTAAAAGCGccttcttgtggcgaaattcggcatgctggatggctttgaaaaataaaaaccaaaaatgctgagccttgaccACACCACATGCCATACACACTGAATTGAAGGTCCCATAAATGATATGAATTGTATGGTTATATCtgttttttgattatttttttttctgtttaattTCAGGAAAAAACTTGCACAGCTACAGCACGCCTACACATGTCTGTTTAGAGACTATGACTCCAAACTGAAGAATGAGGTAAACCAGACCAAACACTCTGCATGTCTTCATTATGTTATAGCTAAATGTCTTTATGCTACTCTTAACTTGTCTTTGTCTTTGGGTGATAATGCAGACAGGCCTACACACATGCATCACTTATTACGCAGACAGGCCTGCACACATGCCTCACTTATTATGCAGACAGGCCTGCACACGTGCATCACTTACTGTGCAGACAGGCCTGCACACATGCATCACTTATCAGACATGCAATGCATCGTCTACTCATCCTTCCTTTGTTTTTAACAACCTCggtgtttttttgtagtttttgccattgtgcgtgTCGATTACGATACCACTTTACTCATCAACTTCATTTATGAGATTTTGGCCACGGGTCCACCGCTGGACGTGGCTTTACAACAGCGTGTAATGGTGCCACCATGGATTACAAGTTTCCGACATGTTTCAGCACATCCATTTGAACCTACTGAACTGAATCACCTGAGTAAACGCATACATACAAGTGAAAACAAACGTGCAAGATGAAATTTATTCCTTAAAATGTCCAAAAttatgtccgggtagtgtggcggtctattccgttgcctacctacggggatcaccagttcgaatccccatgttagctccagcttggtcgggcgtccctacagacacaattggccacgtctgcaggtgggaagccggatatgggtatgtgtcctggtcactgcactagcgcctcctcaggttggtcggggcgcctgtttgcgggggagggggaactggggagaatagcgtgatcctcccacgtgctatgtccccctggtgaaactcctcactgtcaggtgaaaagaagcggctggtgactccacatgtattggaggagacgtggtagtttgcagccctccctggatcggcagagggagtggagcagcgaccgggacgactcagaagagtggggtaattgaccaagtacaattggagagaaaaagggaggaaaagtcCAAAATTATCAGTGGTCTATCACATTGCTGAGCTTCTTCCTGGTTGAACCAGGATGTTACCACTACCTACCACTGTAGGTGATGGTATCATCGATAAGCTGCCCGGCCGTCGTAGATAATGGTAAATCGTACACAGTGTCACCAAGGTATAAGGGTTGTTTATTTGTTGTTGAGAGGACAGGTTTAAGGATCATGTTCCATGGCATCATAAAATACCATTGTAAAGCTTTTTCCAgtggtggtcccatgtccaagaGCTCCACAATGAGGCTGGTGGGTAAAATGATAAATTACTGATATTGCACCATGGCAAACActacgaaaataagacccaggttgtcaaAAAAGTTTATAACCTGAATTATCCTTTAAGAACAATCTGTACCAAGCATAATACAAGTGGCAGGATATAAGCACAATTGTGTGAAAATAATTTTCAATAAGGGTtagtaaattatttttttttccgtgtgtgtgtgtgtgtgtgtgtgtgtgtgtgtgtgtgtgtgtgtgtgtgtgtgttaacgtgTTTCAGGGAGGAGATCTCTCCAGTAGACTAGAGGAGGCAGAGCGAGCGCTTGCCCTCAAACAAGATCTGATTGATAAGCTtaaggaggaggtggagcaacagCGAAGCTCCCTGGAGACCATACCTGTACTTACTGCacaggtacaaacacacacaaacactcactgcTCATGCACATGTTCAGCAACTTTGCAAGTTGGCTAATTAACACAACATCTTCGAGACTTTTTGCATGGATTTCATACATTGTTTTTTGGCTAATTCACAACCAGCACACAATTTTCACCACCAGCACACCATTTTCACCACCAGCACACCATTTTCTTCACAACGCATCATTTTCACCACCAAGCATACCATTTCACCACCAAGCATACCATTTCACCACCAAGCATACCATTTCACCACCAGCACACCATTTTCACCACCAACACATCGTTTCACCACCAACACACCAATTCACCACCAGCACACCATTTCACCACCAACTCACCATTTTCATCACCAGCACACTATTTCACACATGCTGCCACTCGTTGTGCTGAAACATTTGTAAGAAAAGTTTGTATGTGTCTTCGATCAGGCTGAAATCTACAAGGCAGATTTCCTTGCTGAGCGTGAGGCGAGGGAGAAGCTGCACCAGAAGAAGGAGGAGCTGCAGGATCAGCTGACCCGGGCACAGGCTGAGTTCGAAAGGCTAAAACAGGAATCGACATCACGGTAAACTCCACCAACAATTATATCACCCATGTCAAAAATATTTCCGCTTTGAGAAAGAGAAATAGGTCGACACCTACCCATTTCCCAGGTGCCATCACTTTACACCCGCAGATAGTTTGGAATAAAGTACAAGCTTCAGCTGGGCATAAATGTGATCCATCAGTCAAACCAACTTACCAAAGGCAGACTCAAACAATGTtataatgttacagtttcatttagcagacgcttttatccaaagcaatgtacatctgagagttaatacaacacaagcaaggatctagtcaggaggcaacaatgcaagtaaatgccaacaaactaggttcaagtccaataggataTAGGTGTCAATAAACCTTGTTTGTTGTGTGCTTCTTAATCATGTCAGTTGAAGGAAGTCTCAAAGAGCAGTGCATCTTACTCTCCGTTCACATCACTTCCGTCCAGGCTTTGAGTGAAATCATCCTTTAGTGCTAAATTATTCTCCCTGACCTCCATCTTTAATGCAAATCACGGGCTTGCTCAACATTTTTAAGGCAATTTTAGCTGCTCTGCTACGATCGCCAAGGTCATGGCTGTAGTGACAAGACTGACGCATCGAAAATCACTTAGATGTGTTGAATGAACCACAGAAGAACTTCTGGTTTGCACAAAAACATTGCAGAAAAGTCACCACATACTATACTatttaaagcctcctacagactgtgtggtTTGGGCCGTCTCAGttgaaagatgactaaacgtggtgatatctttggtcgtggctccaaaacggtggtcctacgtcgcactgtgagacaggttcaaagatggcCGTAATTACAGTCTTGCGACTGAAGATAACCTGGCGCAAAAGTCTGACCGTGTCAGAGatgtaggatgaccatctcacaatgtgactgctgctacgacctacgtctactaaccaaccaatagaaatgcagaaCAAagtgacgcactgatcaacgccatGCACAacctttgctggcgctaaacacaaacacacacactgttagcatctgtgacccaaatgccatggattcaacaaaacgagcagcaaaacgagctgcggcgactattgaacGAACTTGactcctgcttggcgtcatgttacTCAACATTAAATCAGATTAGGCgtaggggtggcacagtggtgcagtggttagcgcagtcgcctcacagcgagaaggcctgggttcgagccccggggtggtccaaccttgggggccgtcctctgtgtggagtttgcatgttctccctgtgtcttcgtgggtttcctccagggtctcaggtttcctcccacagtccaaagacgtaggtcaggtgactcgtccgtacttaattgtccctaggtgtgcgtgcgtgcgtgcatgtgtgtgtgtgtgtctgggccctgtgatggcctggcggtgtgtccaggttgtctccccgcttgccacccaatgactgctgggataggctgcagcatccgcgtgaccctgagagcaggatcagtggtttggatgatggatgctGGGATATGGGAGGATTTACTGtatttctttaagagcacttcaCACTTTGTATGACAGCATAATTTGGTGGAATAACTTACAGTAATGTTTTACAGATGGGAAATACGTCATACAAACTGATGGGgcattaaaatgattttattagATGCCGGTTGCTCCGACTCCTCCCCTCGCATTTCTGTACGTGTTAACGTGTTTATTTACGTGATTGTGACACGTCTGTTCCACGGGAGGGTTCAAAATGAAGGCGGGCACGGTTTTAGGCGATTAACACAGGTTGCATGTCTTTCATTTGTTCACTCGCAGGGGCCGGTGTGTTGTGGTGCTGGGTTCGTTTCCTCGCCCTGTCCTTTCAGAACGCGTGGctcccctttctcctcctcccttcagCCCTGTGTTTCTCCACCTCCCTTCAGCCCTGTGTTTCACCCTCTTC
It encodes:
- the ikbkg gene encoding NF-kappa-B essential modulator isoform X2, translating into MVQPQQDGPMQWDMAGEDSGGALRVPPDLAANEVVTRLLGDNQQLREALRRSNLALRQRCEEMEGWQRKTREEREFLSCRFQEARALVERLAQENHSLQGMVKGSSSFSNHSSCSSQTEDQPGRPTKNGPLEAPQTLDQRERRRVEETDQHAQTMSPRSLDDASIHSSMSSCLPSPTSLKEAGGKGRGVENSQPAEGANEFLQLLKSHKEKMEEGMRELRRKNEELEREKEEGEKERELMHRTIDQLRANLAQACNVTEEAVQHRSEAQHSSDRYRELEEKLDYLQKSSAQRDRTEALLKQKDKDCVQLAKDCEALKAQATSLLGELKERQSCLDKSEHERKILEEKLCSKMEALQVAERELEQQRKQHHVAVDKLLLQSQSLETALKTERHVVAEERKKLAQLQHAYTCLFRDYDSKLKNEGGDLSSRLEEAERALALKQDLIDKLKEEVEQQRSSLETIPVLTAQAEIYKADFLAEREAREKLHQKKEELQDQLTRAQAEFERLKQESTSRACMEEMQQRHQENFRVQRPSHHHPKPGVFSGGSFNTAPPPASFRQGVPMVGTGAEDLPDYRCPKCQYQAPDMDTLQIHVMDCIQ
- the ikbkg gene encoding NF-kappa-B essential modulator isoform X1; this translates as MVQPQQDGPMQWDMAGEDSGGALRVPPDLAANEVVTRLLGDNQQLREALRRSNLALRQRCEEMEGWQRKTREEREFLSCRFQEARALVERLAQENHSLQGMVKGSSSFSNHSSCSSQTEDQPGRPTKNGPLEAPQTLDQRERRRVEETDQHAQTMSPRSLDDASIHSSMSSCLPSPTSLKEAGGKGRGVENSQPAEGANEFLQLLKSHKEKMEEGMRELRRKNEELEREKEEGEKERELMHRTIDQLRANLAQVQACNVTEEAVQHRSEAQHSSDRYRELEEKLDYLQKSSAQRDRTEALLKQKDKDCVQLAKDCEALKAQATSLLGELKERQSCLDKSEHERKILEEKLCSKMEALQVAERELEQQRKQHHVAVDKLLLQSQSLETALKTERHVVAEERKKLAQLQHAYTCLFRDYDSKLKNEGGDLSSRLEEAERALALKQDLIDKLKEEVEQQRSSLETIPVLTAQAEIYKADFLAEREAREKLHQKKEELQDQLTRAQAEFERLKQESTSRACMEEMQQRHQENFRVQRPSHHHPKPGVFSGGSFNTAPPPASFRQGVPMVGTGAEDLPDYRCPKCQYQAPDMDTLQIHVMDCIQ
- the ikbkg gene encoding NF-kappa-B essential modulator isoform X3: MVQPQQDGPMQWDMAGEDSGGALRVPPDLAANEVVTRLLGDNQQLREALRRSNLALRQRCEEMEGWQRKTREEREFLSCRFQEARALVERLAQENHSLQGMVKGSSSFSNHSSCSSQTEDQPGRPTKNGPLEAPQTLDQRERRRVEETDQHAQTMSPRSLPAEGANEFLQLLKSHKEKMEEGMRELRRKNEELEREKEEGEKERELMHRTIDQLRANLAQVQACNVTEEAVQHRSEAQHSSDRYRELEEKLDYLQKSSAQRDRTEALLKQKDKDCVQLAKDCEALKAQATSLLGELKERQSCLDKSEHERKILEEKLCSKMEALQVAERELEQQRKQHHVAVDKLLLQSQSLETALKTERHVVAEERKKLAQLQHAYTCLFRDYDSKLKNEGGDLSSRLEEAERALALKQDLIDKLKEEVEQQRSSLETIPVLTAQAEIYKADFLAEREAREKLHQKKEELQDQLTRAQAEFERLKQESTSRACMEEMQQRHQENFRVQRPSHHHPKPGVFSGGSFNTAPPPASFRQGVPMVGTGAEDLPDYRCPKCQYQAPDMDTLQIHVMDCIQ
- the ikbkg gene encoding NF-kappa-B essential modulator isoform X4, with protein sequence MVQPQQDGPMQWDMAGEDSGGALRVPPDLAANEVVTRLLGDNQQLREALRRSNLALRQRCEEMEGWQRKTREEREFLSCRFQEARALVERLAQENHSLQGMVKGSSSFSNHSSCSSQTEDQPGRPTKNGPLEAPQTLDQRERRRVEETDQHAQTMSPRSLPAEGANEFLQLLKSHKEKMEEGMRELRRKNEELEREKEEGEKERELMHRTIDQLRANLAQACNVTEEAVQHRSEAQHSSDRYRELEEKLDYLQKSSAQRDRTEALLKQKDKDCVQLAKDCEALKAQATSLLGELKERQSCLDKSEHERKILEEKLCSKMEALQVAERELEQQRKQHHVAVDKLLLQSQSLETALKTERHVVAEERKKLAQLQHAYTCLFRDYDSKLKNEGGDLSSRLEEAERALALKQDLIDKLKEEVEQQRSSLETIPVLTAQAEIYKADFLAEREAREKLHQKKEELQDQLTRAQAEFERLKQESTSRACMEEMQQRHQENFRVQRPSHHHPKPGVFSGGSFNTAPPPASFRQGVPMVGTGAEDLPDYRCPKCQYQAPDMDTLQIHVMDCIQ